The genomic segment ACGGCGTCAGCGTCACCAGCGCCGGTGACCTGACGCTCACCCGCACGCTCCGACGCCTGTACGAATCGGACGAGGGCTTCGTCTGGTCGGTCACCTCGGACGGCGCGGGCGGCGTGTTCGCCGGCACCGGGTCACGCGGCCGCATCATTCACATCGACGCTACAGGCCGCTCCGAGTCGGTCGCCGACCTGCCCGACCTCTCGATCCATGCGCTCCTGCGCGCGGCAGATGGCACGCTCTACGCCGCGACCGGGCCGAAGGGCCGCACCTACCGGATTCGCCCCGGCCAGAAGCCCGAGGTGCTGCACGAGGCGCCGGAGAAGTACGCCCTTGCTCTGGCCCAGGATCCGGCCGGGAACCTGTTCATCGGCACCGCCGGCGGGCACGGCACCGTCTACCGGGTTGCGCCCGACGGCAAGGCGACCACCTTCTTCCAGTCGCCCGAGGAGCACGTGCTGGCCCTCGCCGTCGACGGCGCCGGCGCCGTGTACGTGGCGACCAGCGAGTCCGGCCTGGTCTACCGCGTGTCGCCCGACGGTACGCCGAAGGTCCTCTACGACGCCTCGCAGCAGAGCGTGACCGCGGTGGTCGTGGGCCGCGACGGCAACGTGTACATCGCGACCGCGCCCAAGGGGGCCGTCTACCGCATCGCGCCGGACGGCGCCTCGAGCGTGGTCGTCGACAAGGCGCCCGCGGCGCTCACTTGCATGGCCTCGGCCGCCGATGGCACGCTCTACGCGGCGGGTGGCGACTCCGTATACGCGATCGCTCCCGACGGCAAATGGCAGTCGCTCGACACCCCGGACAACGTCGACGTGCTCTCAATGGCGGTGGGACCGGACGACAGCCTTCTGGTGGGGACCGACAACGTCGCGGAGATCTATGTCGCCCCGCCCGTAGCGGCGGGCGCCAGCGGCACCTACGAGTCGGTCGTTCATGACGCCGGAATCGCGGCTCGGTGGGGCTCCCTTCGCTCCGCGGCGGCAGCGCCTCCGGGCACATCGGTGGAGGTCCAGACGCGCAGCGGCAACGTATCGGACCCCGACAGCACCTGGAGCGGCTGGGCGACGCCGGAGCCGCGGGCCGGTGGAGCTCGCATCGCCAGTCCGCCCGCGCGCTACGTGCAGTACCGCGTTGCCCTTAAGGCCGATGCCTCGGCGGCGGCGCCCATGCTCCGCGAGGTGGCGATCAGCTACCTGCCGCGCAATCAGGCCCCCTTGGTGAGCGTTAAGTCGCCGGCGGGCGGCGAAAGCTGGGCCAGGCAGCAGACGGTGCGCTGGCAGGCCACCGATCCGGACAAGGACCGCCTGAGCTACGAGGTCTATGTCTCTGGCGATAACGGGGCTACCTGGACCCCGCTTCCCGAGGGCGCGGCCGCCGCGAAGCCGACTGCGCCGGCTCCCGCACCGACTGCGCCGGCTCCCGCACCGACTGCGCCGGCCCCAGCCGCCCCGGCGCGACCCCGGCCGCCCTCAGTGGAGCAGGTGACTGCCGAGCTCGACAAACACCCGAACCTGCCGCCCACGCTGCGTGAGGCCATACTGACCCGGGCCCGTCAGGCCAACGCGCAGTATGACGCCGCGAACCAGCAGCAGCCGTCGGCCCCGGAGGTCCGGGCAACCGGCGCGCCGACCCAGGAGACGAGCCGAACGGTGGACACGCGGCAACTGGCAGACGGCAGATACCGGATCAAGGTGGTGGCAAGCGACCGCGTGAGCAACCCGACCGACCCCCTCGGCGCGGAGGCCGTGTCCGAGCCGGTAACCGTCTGCAACAGCCTGCCCGTCGTGTTGGTCTACAGCGACGGAACCCGAGCTAACGCCGACCGTACTGTAACACTGAGCGGCATCGCGCTACAGGCCGTGGTCCCGCTGAGTGCCGCCCAGTACCGGGTCGACGGCGGGGAATGGCAGGCGGTCGGCGCGGCGGACGGCCTGTTCGACGGGGAGATGGAGACCTTCTCGCTCACGACGGCGCCGCTGGCGGCCGGCCGGCACACGATCGAAGTGAAGGCGTTCAACGCCGCAGGCTCCACGAGCTCGGACACCGCCGTGGTCGAGGTGAAGTAGGCGGGACCATCTGCTGCACGGCACGCGCCGATGGCCCCGCCGCAGGGGGGCGCCGGCGCATGGACACGCCAGACCTGATCCGCCGCCTGTCGAGCCACGACGCGCGCGAGAGCGCCGCGGCCGAGCAGGTGCTGCGCCACTCCGGCCCGGATGCCCTCGCGTCGCTGCTGAGCCACATGGAGAGCCAGAGCCGCCGGCGCCGTTGGCTAGGCGCGCTGTTCGCCGCAGTCTCGACGGCTGCCGGCCTGCTGGCCTGCGTCGCGGCGCTCCTGCTCGCCCGCAGCGCTACGTGGGCGCTCGTGGCGGGCACCTGGGCGGCGATGGCGGCCTTCAGCGGCCTGTGGCTGCGCGAACAGGTGGAGAACCTCTCGGCGGCGCGCGCCACGGCCGTGCTCGGCTCGCTCTCCGAGGCCCGCGCGGCCGCGCCCATCGCCGAGGTACTCCTCTTCGCGGACCCCGAGGCCCGCGCGGCCGCCGAGGTGGCGCTCACCAGACTACTGCCGCGCGTGGGGCCGGAGTCCGCCGACGCCTGGAGCGCCCACCAGGTGGAGTGCCTCTGCCGTGCGCTCCACGGCCCTGACGTCGACCTTGCGTTCGCCGCCCTGCAGGCGCTCCGCTACGTGGGCGGTGAAGCCGCAGCCCGCCAGGTCGCGCGCCTTGCTTCTGGCCGCGCGCGGACCGTTCGGCGGGCCCCTCTGCGCCGCGCCGCCTCGCGCTGCCTGCGCGTGATGACGCGCCGAATCGAGCAGGAGCGCCGATCGCGGGAGCTTCTCCGCCCGGCGCCGCCGCCGGCCGACCGTCTACTCAGGGTTCCGCATCGTGATGCTGTCGAGGCGCAGCACCTGCTCGTCAGGCCCGCCGACGAGGACGACTAACCGCGTCGAGGGAGGGGGTCCCGTGCGCACGGTGCTCGCCGTCGCCCTCCTGGTCGCCGTTCCGCTCCGGCCCGCGCCCCCGAAGGTCCCCGCTCCCACGCTGGATGTCACCACGAGCGAGCTCTCGCCGGCCGTCCTCGTGACCACGCCCCGCCCCACGATCTCCCTCTTCGCCGGCCTGGGGCGCTGGGGGCTGGGCGCGCCCGCCCACGCTGCGTGGGCAGCGCGCCAGGGCCGGACATTCATCTCCGGCTCCGGCCCGCTGGCGCCCGAGACGTGGCGCGAGGCGTGGACGCTGCTCTGGTTTCGCGGGGCGCCCGGATGGGAGGCATGGGACGTTCCGTGGCTCGTGGTGTGGCAGCGGCGCCCGGCGCGCGCCTGGCTCGACGAGGATGGGCTTCACGCGACGGCACCCGGCGGGCTGGGCACCCTGGCCCTGATGCCGCTCTACGGCATGCGCAAGCCGGACACGCGCAACTGGGCGACCTCTGGCGGCCTGCCGCCAGAGGTCGCTCGCCGATGCCGGTTCTGGGCATCGGTGCTGCGGCGCTATCCTCTGGCGTGCCAGGAGGCGACGCGCGTCGACGGCGCCAGAGGTGACATCATCGTTCGGTCCCGGTTTCGATGGCTCACGATCGACGACGACTGGCGCACGCCGCCGCGCAAGCTGGCTCCCCTCCCGCCCACGCTGGCGCTCGCGCTCCGTGGCGGCCGGCTGCCGGCAACGGTCACTGGCCGCGTTCGGGACGTGGATCTGGCCACTCCCTACGGCCCGTATGCCGGCGTGGAGGGCACGGACGGCTACGACACGCGCTTTCGCCTGCTGCACTACCTGGCCCGCACGGAGCGCGACGAGCTTCCTAAGCCGGGCCAGCCGATCGCCGAGCGGGCCCTGGCCCGCTTGCGAGCCGCCATGCGCGATGCGTTCGGCAGCGCCGACGGTCTGTTCCATCAGGACTTCGGCGATCCACCGGGCTTCGCGGAGCCCCCGCCGCAGGGGGGCGACGGCGGCAATACCTGTTGGGCCGTGGTGAGCGCGCAGCACTACTGCCGATCGATCCCCTACCTGCCCTTCGGCCTCGCGACAGAGGCCAGGCGTCGACTGCACCGCTACTTCGCCGACTGGGCCCTTCAGCCGGGTCGCTACCAACCGTTCCGCGGCAAGCGTCTCCTGGTGGGACCGGGGATCGACACCTGGGGCGGCTACGACGATGCGGGCAAGTTCAGCTCGAATGTGCTCGTTACTCTGTGGGCCTACGCGCGCTACACGGGGGATCGCGCACTGGTCCGCGATCGCTGGCCGCTCATCAAGCGGCTGTTCGTCACGCCACGGGAGTGCTCATGGCGCGGGTTCGGCCGCGGGGAGATCGCCGAGATGGGCGACGAAGCGGCGCCAGCCCTCGCGATGGCCCGGCTGGCCTGGCTCGTTGGCGACCGCCAGGCCTACGCACAAGCGGCCGGCGTCTTCGCGCGGGAGATCGTTCACCACGTGGTGAAGCACACGGGCTCAGCCTACTTCGTGGCCCGGCAGCCGTTCAACTCGTCCGAGCCGATGCCCGCCGATGTGTACCTCACGAACCTCTGGGGCGACACGGCAGGCTGGCAGATCGACGGCCCCGCCTGGCCGAAGGAGACGGGCGAGCGGCAGTACACGAACCGCTGGGTGCGCTTCGGCGATGTCGACGTGGCCCGCGTCCACCGCGACTCACTGCTCGACCTCGACCGCGCGGAACTGGACCGGCTCCTGGCCAGCGGACGGTTCACCACATCGCGCGAGGGCACGATGGACGATCCGCACATCCTGCCCTCGATGGTGCGGCTGCGTTCGCTCCTGCTGGACGCGAGCCCCGAGCGCCTCGCACGCATCACCCCGGTCGATGCCCCGGTACACCCGGCCAGCGGCGTCGCGGCCTACTGCGGGGCGTTTCTGCGCACGGCCCACCCGCGCCACCTCGACACGATCATCCCCATGCGCGACGCGACCTCGGGATGGGTGAAGGGGATCGAGCGCGACCGCCCGGAGGACGAGCCGGTGCTGGATGTGGCCGTAAGCTGGCGCGCGCGCGGCCGTGCCGGCGAGCCCTCGCTCACCTGGTGGGGCTGGCGACCACCCAGAGCCGCCGAAGGCGTCCCCGGCGGCAACCGGTGGAGCTTCGGCGGCATCCGAACGGACCTGCCGGTCCGCTCCGGAGAAGAGCGGCGGCTCTCCTGGAACACGGTGTGCGTGCGGCTGACGCTGGGTGCCGAGAGTGTGGCCCGCTGAGCGTGCAGCGGCCGAGCGCGGGCCGAGCGTCCGCCAGGCGCCCGCCGCCGCGACGCAATCGGTGTCGGGCTTCTCGCGTTCGCCGCTCACAGACGCGGCGCGGCTCGCGCTACAGGTCGGCCAGCACGGCGACAGCCTCGTCCACCGACTCCTCGAAGGCTCGAATGGCCGTTCCGACCTGCGCCTCGCTGATGATCACGGGCGGCTCGAAGCGGATGACGTGCGGGTTGTTGAGGGTATAGGCAGCGATCACTCCGCGGCGCGCCATGCCGTTGATCGTGAGCTCCGCCGCATCCTTCACGCGGAACTCAACACCGATCAGCAGACCCACGCCGCGCGCCTCCGCGAGCGCGTCCGGGTGACGCTCGGCGACGGCGCGAAGGCCGGCCAGGAGCTGCCGGCCGCGATCGGCCGCGGCCCGCACCAGGCCGTCCTCCTCAATGACGCGCAGCGTCGCCAGGCCGGCGGCGCAGGCCAGCGGACTTCCCCCGAAGGTGCTCGTGTGAATGAGCGGGTTCGCGGCGAAGGTGCGCTCCCACACCTCCGGCGTTCCCATCACCGCGCCGATGGGCATCACACCGCCCCCCAGCGCCTTGGCGAGCGTCATGATGTCGGGTGACACACCCACGTGGTCTGCCGCGAACATGGCGCCCGTCCGCCCGAGGCCGGTCTGCACCTCGTCCAGGATTAGGTAGGCCCCGCGCTCGCTGCACAGCGCGCGCAGCTTCCGGAGGTAGTCGGGCGCCGGGAGCCGAATGCCGCCCTCGCCCTGTACCGGCTCCACGATGAGGGCCGCAGTAGCGTCGTCGATGGCCGCCTCGGCCGCCGCGACGTCGTCGAACGGAATGTGCGCGAACCCGGGGACCAGCGGCTCAAATGGCTTGCGGAACAACTCCCGGCCGGTGGCGGAGAGCGCGCCCATGCTCTTGCCGTGGAAGCCTCCCACCGTGCAGACGACGCGCGCGCGGCCCGATGCCACGCGCGCCATCTTCAGCGCGCCCTCGACGGCCTCCGTGCCGCTGTTGCAGAAGAAGGTGTACCGCAGGCCCCGCGGCGCGATGGCAGCCAACCGCTCGGCCAGATCGGCCATCGGCTCGCTGAAGAAGGTCTTGCTCGAGAGCGCCATACGTCCGAGTTGGTCTCGCACCGCCGCCACCACGGTGGGGTGGGAATGGCCGAGCGTGAACACCCCGTAGCCGCCCAGGCAGTCCAGGTACTCCGCACCGGTCGCGGTGCGGAGGATGCAGCCCGAGGCGCTCTCCTCGACGTCGCCGAACCCGCCGAACTTCATCAGGCTCGCCAGGCCGGGGTTGACGTAGGCCTGGTACTTCTCGATCACCCGCTCGACGCGCGATTCGGCGTCCTGCGGGGGGTGCTGGCTCATGGGCCTCCTCCGTTCGGGCACGCGGGCTCGCCCTAACCCTCGACCTCGTCGTCATGCCGGCACGCCGGCACGCCGACCACGATCGTCTTGATGTCTCCGTGGGCCCGATGGGGCGTGCCCGGCCCGATGAGCACCGTCACCACGCGCACGCTTGCCCCGCACTCCGAGCGCGCCGTGGGCGCCTCGCCGCGCTTGCGATGGGGATCGCCCTTCCACGTTGTTGCCCCCGGCCCGCGCGATCCGACAACGACCTCTCAGCGGTCCCGAAAAGCCTCCGGCACGTGCAGCGATGGCACCGCCAGCATCCGCACCAGGGCCGCGAGCATCTGCTCGCGGTACAGGGAGCCGACGGCCAGCGCCGCCTGGGTTTGCGCGTACCCGAACGGGATGCCGATGTCGTAGCGGTCGCCCACGGTCTCAACGGCCAGGTACCGCTCGCCGCGCTCGCGCACCCGCTCCTGCGCGCTGGTAAGCTGAAACTCGTTGTTCTCGCGCAGGTCGTGGTCGATTGCGTACCCCAGGGCCTCGAATATGCTCGGCGTGAGGACGTGCATGCCGAAGAAGCACAGATACATGCCCCAGAGAAGCCCCTCGACCCTCAGGTTCGCCTCGGCGTATTCGGCGAGCGGCTTCTCGCGGATGTGGTCGACGTCGTAGACGCGCGGGCTCTGCCCCACCAGGCGGCCGCGCACGGTGCCGAACAGGTGCAGAAGCTCCGTTGGCGTCTGCTGTACCGCCGATACGCTTGTCTGGTACGCCTCGTAGACGTCGAGAAGCTGGCGGGCGCAGCGGCGATCAGTTCCCGACGTGTAGACGTGGTCGCCGAGCATCAAGAGAAACGGCTCGTCGCCCACGAACTCCCTGGCGCACCACACGGCGTGCCCATACCCCTCGGGCGAGGGCTGCTCCACGAGAGTCAGCCGGCACGCGATCTGGCGGATGCGCGCCGACTGCAGCAACGCCCAGTCCTTGCCCTGGAACACGCGCATCTCCTCGTCGGCGAGTGGCGCGAAATGCGACTCGATCTGCGCGCGGTTGTGCCGGTTGACGACGAGACACACCTCCTCGATACCGGACTCCAACGCCTCCTCGATGATGATCTGGATGGCGGGCTTGCAGATGCCATCCGTGTCCATCAGGGGAAGCATCTCCTTCTGGATCGTCGTGGTCGCCGGGTACATCCTCGTGCCGCGCCCCGCGGCCGTGATCACTGCCTTGCGCACTCGAGCCATGGTGCGGTCCTGCCGGGGCGCGGGCCCCGCCTCCTTCAGCGTTCGATGTCGATCGCGATGGCCTTGCCGTCAAGGCGCGCCAGATCGGTTCGCGCCGGCAACCGGAGCAGCGTGTCGCCGGTCACGGCGGCCTCGAAGCGCGCGCTCATCCTTCCGGTCCGGTCGGGCCCGGCGAAGCTGACGCTCGCTGTGACCGCGTTCGTGCCGCGTACCGATGCGTCCTCCTCCGTGGCCACCCCACCGCCCGGCCCGGCGCGCCGCCGAGCGCTGTAGTCGATCTCCCAGATGTGAGTCCCGCGCGGACCGCCGGGCGAGCTGAGCGGCGTCGCGCGCGAGAGGCGAAGCGTGCGGCCATCCCAGCTAGCCGCGCCCCAGTTGCGCTCGCCCACCACCGCCCACACCCAGTGCACCGCCTCACCGGTCCCCTCCACCTTGCGCGCAAGCAGGCGCACCTGCCCATCGGGCGGGAGCGCGATCGTGCCACTCGCGGGCGCGCGCCCGGCGGGCGGCCGGCAGCCGGCTGCGGTGACCGCGCACAGGCACAGCGCCCATCCCATGCCCCTCACTTCCGTCTCACCCCCTCGAGGAACTTGAGCGCCTGCCCCAGGGCGGCCGCGTCCGGGCGGCCCTTACGTGCCTCCCGCGCATCTTCCGTTGCCGCGCGCAGATCGTCCGCGTCGCCCACGGCGGCAGCCTCCTCGTAGGCCTTCCGTGCCTGCTCCCACGAGCCCTGCAGCGCCAGGAAGAGCCCCAGGTTGTAACGGACGTAGGCTAGCCCCGGGTTAAGCTCAATCGCCTTGCGGCTGCTGACGATGGCGTCTTCCAGATGGCCGGCCCGGTACTGCGACCATCCCATGTTGCCCCAGACGACGGCAGCGCCCGGGTTCTCCGCCAGGATGGCCCTGTACTCGCGGATGGCGTCCTCGCGGCGTCCCATCGTCTCGTAGGCGGCGGCAAGGGCGGCGCGCGCGTCGGGATCCTTGGGCGCCGCCTTCAGCATCCCATTCGCCTCGGTGACGGCCTCGTCGCACCGGTTGGCCGCGGTGAGCGCGCCGATCAGGCCCAGCCGGGCCAGGCGCAGGTCGGGCTGCACGCGCAGCGCGGCGCGGAACTCTGCGGCTGCCTGATCGCCTCGGCCGCGGTCCGCCAGGTACCTCCCGAACGCGAGGTGTACAGCCGGATCCACCGGGCTGTAGCCCACCGCGCGCTCGTAGCACGCGAGCGCCTCGGAGTGGCGCCCCGCGCGCGCGAGCGCGTCGGCGAGTGCGAGGAGCGGCCCGGGCTGCATCGGAACAAGGTCGACCGCGCGCCGCAGCACGGGCACCGCCTCCGCCGCGCGGCTCGCCTCCATCAGCACCCCGCCGTAGCCGATCAGTATCTCCGCCGAGCCGGGGTTGAGCTCGACGGCGTGTCGGTAGGCATCCGTGGCCTCGGGGAGCTTCCCAAGCGCCCGGTACGCCTGCGCGAGCCCGACGTGGGAGGCGATATCCCTGTCACTGGCCTTCAGCGCCGCCGCAAACGCCTCGACGGCGGCATCCAGCTTGCCGGCCTTGAGCTGCTCATAGCCACGGTTGCGAAGCTCGTCCACGGTGTCGGCGCGCGCAACCGCCGGCCACGCGCACGCGATCACGCACACCATGGCGGCCGCGGCCGCCGCCGATCGCCAGACGCCCATGTTCCCCTCCGCGGTTCCCGGCGCGCTCAGCGCCCCTGTCGCCGGCGGACGCCGTCATAGAGCGCCGCAAGCCAGATGACCGACCCGATGATGATCAACTGGAAGTGCGGGTGGACGCCCTTCAGGTCGCAGCCGTTCTGGATGATCGCCATCAGAAACGCGCCGATGAGCGTGCCCACGACCCCGCCCGAGCCGCCAGAGAGGCTCGTGCCGCCGATGACGGTTGCGGCGATGGCCTGAAGCTCCAGCCCCGCCCCGGCCGTCGGCTGCGCGCCGCCTGTGCGGGCCACGTGGAGCACCGCCGCGAAGCCGGAAAGCAGGCCGGACAGCACGAACACGCTGATCGTGACGCGTCGGAGCGCCACCCCGGACAGGCGAGCCGCGTCCATGTTGCCGCCGATCGCGTAGACGTGGCGGCCCCACGCGGTCCGCGCCAGAAGCAGATGCACCGCCACCGCGGCGAAGGCCATCAACAGCAGCGGGTACGGCAGTCCCTCGCGCGCCGGGGTACCCAGAAGCTCGCCCATGCTCAGCGCCTCGAACCCCGGCGCCACACCGCTGATGTTGGCGTCGCCGGCCACGAGGAGCGCCAGCCCGTTCGCCACGCCCATCATGCCCAGAGTTGCGATGAAGGACGGCATGCGCCCGAACGTGGTCAGAAGCCCGTTGGCGAGGCCGCAGGCCGCGCCGCTCGCACACGCCAGCGCCAGGCCGCCCGCAGTGCCAGTTCCGTGGAACACCATGCCCGCCGCCGCGGTAACGCCGCTCAGAGCCAGGACACGACCGACGGACAGGTCAATGTGACCGGCGATGATCACGACCGTCTCGCCAATGGCGAGAATGGCGACGACGGCGGTTGACTGCACGATCGTGCGCCAATTGGCCCGGGAGAGGAACCCCTCGCCGCGAGCGGCGAGCCCGAGCACGACCACGAGGACCAGCAGAAACGCCAGTGGCGCGACGACGCCGCCCAGACGGCCCCACAGGGTGGGCCGTACCGCCGTACCGCCGCTGGCTACCATGAGGCCTCCATTTCCGGCCGCTACTGCCGCCGACACCCACGTCTGATGGCGCACCACGGCCGTCGCTCCGAGACGACGCGGGCCCGCCTGGAGGGTCTCCCGCAGCCAGATGACCCCACGCTCGCCGTACTCGCGGACGACGAACCCGTCGGGTGGGCGCATGGGCCGGGCTTCCCATCCCCATGATAGCGCCCAACCGCGCCGGACGCAAGGGCGGCCGCGGCGCATCGGCCCGTCGGAGCTCTGTATCGCCATGCTTGTCCCTCAAACCAGTCGTGCGAGCTCAGGGGCCGGGCCATGCTCGCCGCGAACGGCCTGAAGCCGGCCGCAACCGTCAACTCGCGCCGACAGCAGCCTCTGAGCCTTCGCCGACTCCAAACTCCGATTCGTCCGGGCGCCGGGCGCGACCACGCGCCAGTCCAACGCGTGACTCACCGTCCGGCCGGCACTCACCGTCGGGGGCCGCATCACCGTCCGGGGCCGCTTGACTTTTGCCGCGCCGCTATACGATAATGGGCGATGGGCCGCCCGGCCACCGGCTCGCCTCTTCCGCCCGCCGGGTCGCCCGGAGGAACCCGTGATGGTCACCGCACCGTCGGGCGCGCTCCCCGCCACGATGCGCGCCCTGCAATGCATAGCGCCCGGCGACTACCGGCTCAAAGAGCTCCCGGTGCCCGAGCCCGGGCCAGGCGAGGTGCTCGTGCGCGTCGAGGCGTGCGGCATCTGCGCCTCGGACGCCAAGTGCTTCGCGGGCGCCCCGCTCTTCTGGGGTGACCACGACCGCCCGCGCTTCGTCGAGCCCCCCGTCACCCCCGGTCATGAGTTCATCGGCGCGGTCGTCGCGCTCGGCGAGGGCGCGGCGGAACGCCACGGCCTGCGCGTGGGCGACCGCGCTATCTCCGAGCAGATCGTGCCGTGCTGGAGGTGCCGCTACTGCCAGATGGGCAAGTACTGGCTCTGCGCGGCCAACGATGTTTACGGATTCCACCAGGCCGTGCAGGGGGGCATGGCCCCCTACATGCTCTTTCCCCAACGCTCCCTCTGCTACGCCGTGCCGCGCGGTCTGCCACTGGAGCGCGCCGCCCTGATCGAGCCCCTTGCCTGCTCGATGCACGCG from the Chthonomonadales bacterium genome contains:
- a CDS encoding NTP transferase domain-containing protein, with the protein product MARVRKAVITAAGRGTRMYPATTTIQKEMLPLMDTDGICKPAIQIIIEEALESGIEEVCLVVNRHNRAQIESHFAPLADEEMRVFQGKDWALLQSARIRQIACRLTLVEQPSPEGYGHAVWCAREFVGDEPFLLMLGDHVYTSGTDRRCARQLLDVYEAYQTSVSAVQQTPTELLHLFGTVRGRLVGQSPRVYDVDHIREKPLAEYAEANLRVEGLLWGMYLCFFGMHVLTPSIFEALGYAIDHDLRENNEFQLTSAQERVRERGERYLAVETVGDRYDIGIPFGYAQTQAALAVGSLYREQMLAALVRMLAVPSLHVPEAFRDR
- a CDS encoding tetratricopeptide repeat protein: MGVWRSAAAAAAMVCVIACAWPAVARADTVDELRNRGYEQLKAGKLDAAVEAFAAALKASDRDIASHVGLAQAYRALGKLPEATDAYRHAVELNPGSAEILIGYGGVLMEASRAAEAVPVLRRAVDLVPMQPGPLLALADALARAGRHSEALACYERAVGYSPVDPAVHLAFGRYLADRGRGDQAAAEFRAALRVQPDLRLARLGLIGALTAANRCDEAVTEANGMLKAAPKDPDARAALAAAYETMGRREDAIREYRAILAENPGAAVVWGNMGWSQYRAGHLEDAIVSSRKAIELNPGLAYVRYNLGLFLALQGSWEQARKAYEEAAAVGDADDLRAATEDAREARKGRPDAAALGQALKFLEGVRRK
- a CDS encoding aminotransferase class III-fold pyridoxal phosphate-dependent enzyme; translated protein: MSQHPPQDAESRVERVIEKYQAYVNPGLASLMKFGGFGDVEESASGCILRTATGAEYLDCLGGYGVFTLGHSHPTVVAAVRDQLGRMALSSKTFFSEPMADLAERLAAIAPRGLRYTFFCNSGTEAVEGALKMARVASGRARVVCTVGGFHGKSMGALSATGRELFRKPFEPLVPGFAHIPFDDVAAAEAAIDDATAALIVEPVQGEGGIRLPAPDYLRKLRALCSERGAYLILDEVQTGLGRTGAMFAADHVGVSPDIMTLAKALGGGVMPIGAVMGTPEVWERTFAANPLIHTSTFGGSPLACAAGLATLRVIEEDGLVRAAADRGRQLLAGLRAVAERHPDALAEARGVGLLIGVEFRVKDAAELTINGMARRGVIAAYTLNNPHVIRFEPPVIISEAQVGTAIRAFEESVDEAVAVLADL
- a CDS encoding ABC transporter permease, coding for MRPPDGFVVREYGERGVIWLRETLQAGPRRLGATAVVRHQTWVSAAVAAGNGGLMVASGGTAVRPTLWGRLGGVVAPLAFLLVLVVVLGLAARGEGFLSRANWRTIVQSTAVVAILAIGETVVIIAGHIDLSVGRVLALSGVTAAAGMVFHGTGTAGGLALACASGAACGLANGLLTTFGRMPSFIATLGMMGVANGLALLVAGDANISGVAPGFEALSMGELLGTPAREGLPYPLLLMAFAAVAVHLLLARTAWGRHVYAIGGNMDAARLSGVALRRVTISVFVLSGLLSGFAAVLHVARTGGAQPTAGAGLELQAIAATVIGGTSLSGGSGGVVGTLIGAFLMAIIQNGCDLKGVHPHFQLIIIGSVIWLAALYDGVRRRQGR